From a region of the Cognatiyoonia koreensis genome:
- the coaBC gene encoding bifunctional phosphopantothenoylcysteine decarboxylase/phosphopantothenate--cysteine ligase CoaBC, whose protein sequence is MLAGKHILLIIGGGIAAFKSLDLIRRLRERGAKVTPVLTKAGAEFVTPLSVSGLAAQKVYQDLFDLTDEAEMGHIELSRAADLIVVAPATADLMAKMASGLANDLASTLLLATDKRVLIAPSMNVRMWEHPATQRNLATLQRDGVLSVGPDEGDMACGEYGPGRMAEPLEIVAAVDAALADGPLKGKHVLVTSGPTHEPIDPVRYIANRSSGAQGTAIAKALVARGAHVTFVTGPADVPPPHGVDVVSIQTAQEMLTAVQAALPADAAVFAAAVADWRVESASDSKIKKSGKKLPTIAFAENPDILATVSQLKTGRPALVVGFAAETDDVIAHATAKRERKGCDWILANDVSPETGIMGGAENAVTLISADKAEPWPRMGKDAVAARLADLIAETLATSAKGRAAT, encoded by the coding sequence ATGCTTGCTGGCAAACATATCCTACTGATCATTGGCGGCGGTATCGCGGCATTCAAGTCGCTTGACCTGATCCGCCGGCTGCGTGAACGCGGCGCGAAAGTGACCCCGGTGCTAACAAAGGCCGGGGCCGAATTCGTAACACCCTTGTCTGTTTCCGGGCTGGCGGCGCAGAAGGTTTATCAGGATCTTTTCGATCTGACTGATGAGGCCGAGATGGGCCATATCGAACTGTCCCGCGCCGCTGACCTGATCGTCGTCGCGCCCGCCACGGCTGATCTGATGGCGAAAATGGCAAGCGGTTTGGCCAATGATCTTGCGTCCACCCTGCTTTTGGCAACGGACAAGCGCGTTCTGATTGCCCCCAGCATGAATGTGCGCATGTGGGAACATCCGGCCACGCAGCGCAATTTGGCGACATTGCAGCGGGACGGAGTGCTGTCAGTCGGGCCAGACGAAGGCGACATGGCTTGCGGCGAGTATGGCCCAGGTCGCATGGCTGAACCGCTGGAAATCGTCGCGGCTGTCGATGCGGCATTGGCTGATGGTCCGTTGAAGGGAAAGCACGTGCTGGTCACATCCGGCCCGACGCATGAACCGATTGACCCCGTGCGATACATCGCGAACCGGTCTTCCGGCGCGCAAGGTACGGCGATTGCCAAGGCGCTTGTTGCGCGCGGGGCGCACGTGACGTTCGTCACAGGCCCTGCTGACGTGCCGCCACCACATGGCGTAGACGTTGTCAGTATTCAGACGGCGCAGGAAATGCTGACTGCGGTGCAGGCTGCCTTGCCAGCGGATGCGGCGGTTTTTGCTGCTGCTGTTGCAGACTGGCGCGTTGAAAGTGCATCGGACAGCAAGATTAAGAAATCCGGTAAAAAGCTTCCGACAATCGCTTTCGCGGAAAACCCCGACATTCTGGCGACTGTCTCTCAGTTGAAGACAGGGCGACCGGCCCTTGTTGTCGGCTTTGCCGCGGAAACCGATGATGTGATCGCTCACGCCACTGCCAAGCGAGAGCGCAAGGGGTGTGACTGGATTCTGGCCAATGATGTTTCTCCTGAGACTGGCATTATGGGTGGTGCGGAAAACGCAGTGACGCTGATTTCTGCCGATAAGGCAGAGCCATGGCCGCGCATGGGTAAGGATGCAGTTGCCGCGCGTCTTGCCGATCTGATCGCTGAAACGCTTGCGACATCTGCGAAAGGGCGTGCCGCGACATGA
- a CDS encoding RNA polymerase factor sigma-32, producing the protein MAFDGFSDQTLSRTAMKAELLDAETELKLAYAWRDQRDERALHRLITAYMRLAISMAAKFKRYGAPMNDLIQEASVGLMKAADKFDPDRGVRFSTYAVWWIKASIQDYVMRNWSMVRTGSTSSQKSLFFNMRRVQARLEREAAAEGRVLEGHVMRRLISEEVGVPLHDVEMMEGRLSGSDFSLNATQSSEDEGREWIDALEDDGMQAAEHVENNHDNDTLRQWLLSALNELNERERFIVRERKLRDDPRTLESLGTELGLSKERVRQLEAAAFGKMRKTLEAQSGEVKAFFA; encoded by the coding sequence ATGGCTTTCGATGGCTTTTCCGATCAGACGCTCTCGCGCACCGCGATGAAGGCTGAACTACTTGATGCAGAAACTGAATTGAAGCTGGCCTATGCATGGCGTGACCAGCGTGACGAGCGCGCACTTCATCGGTTGATTACCGCGTACATGCGACTTGCGATCTCAATGGCTGCGAAGTTTAAGCGCTATGGTGCGCCGATGAACGACCTTATTCAAGAGGCTTCTGTCGGTCTGATGAAGGCCGCGGACAAGTTCGACCCCGACCGTGGCGTGCGCTTTTCGACCTATGCAGTCTGGTGGATCAAGGCGTCCATTCAGGACTACGTGATGCGCAACTGGTCTATGGTTCGTACCGGTTCAACGTCTTCCCAGAAATCCCTGTTCTTCAACATGCGTCGCGTTCAGGCCCGCCTGGAGCGTGAAGCGGCAGCCGAAGGTCGGGTGCTTGAAGGGCATGTGATGCGCCGCCTGATTTCGGAAGAGGTGGGTGTACCACTTCACGATGTAGAAATGATGGAAGGCCGTTTGTCGGGATCCGATTTTTCCCTGAACGCGACCCAATCGTCAGAAGATGAAGGTCGTGAATGGATCGACGCGCTTGAAGATGACGGTATGCAGGCCGCCGAACACGTGGAAAACAACCATGACAATGACACGCTGCGCCAGTGGCTGCTGTCAGCACTGAACGAGTTGAACGAGCGTGAGCGGTTCATCGTACGGGAGCGCAAATTGCGTGACGATCCGCGCACGCTGGAAAGCCTCGGCACGGAGCTTGGCCTGTCAAAAGAGCGTGTTCGCCAGCTTGAGGCGGCTGCTTTCGGAAAAATGCGTAAGACGCTTGAGGCGCAAAGTGGCGAAGTCAAAGCGTTTTTTGCCTGA
- the cobU gene encoding bifunctional adenosylcobinamide kinase/adenosylcobinamide-phosphate guanylyltransferase, which translates to MTHFLPKLTLVLGGAACGKSAYAESLAKRSERSRVYVATAQAFDAEMKAKIAAHRNMRGPDWITIEAPIDVANALSSAQAEQVVLIDCATLWLTNVLLDNHEIEIETATFCAALAAAPCPIIVVSNEVGQGIVPDNALSRQFRNAQGKLNQMLAAQADTVVTVMAGLPLALKGDLL; encoded by the coding sequence GTGACGCATTTCTTGCCCAAACTGACATTGGTACTAGGCGGCGCGGCCTGCGGAAAATCGGCCTACGCGGAGTCGTTGGCCAAACGCAGTGAACGATCACGCGTTTATGTTGCGACAGCACAAGCGTTCGACGCCGAAATGAAGGCCAAGATCGCGGCACACCGAAACATGCGCGGGCCGGACTGGATCACCATCGAAGCACCGATCGACGTGGCAAATGCGCTGTCTTCCGCGCAAGCAGAGCAGGTCGTGTTGATCGATTGTGCCACACTTTGGCTGACAAATGTGCTGCTGGACAATCACGAGATCGAGATCGAAACCGCAACTTTCTGCGCAGCGCTTGCCGCAGCACCCTGCCCCATCATCGTTGTATCCAACGAGGTCGGACAAGGTATTGTACCCGACAACGCCCTGTCACGCCAGTTCCGCAACGCCCAAGGCAAGCTCAACCAGATGCTGGCGGCGCAGGCGGACACTGTTGTCACGGTCATGGCCGGCCTCCCCCTCGCGCTGAAAGGCGATCTTTTGTGA
- a CDS encoding histidine phosphatase family protein: protein MTHVWLVRHGPTHEKAFTGWRDVPADLSDAAQIERVSAYLPRDALVISSDLKRAHDTATAIGGDRKRLPSCPALRELNFGHWDGLTFDAVSERDPILSRQYWEEPGDLRAPDGESWNDAAARFGTRLDTLIADHRPAHLVVVAHMGVIMTQIQRAGSMSAYAAMGHQIDNYSTTDMRLVDGHWTLGVINHVP, encoded by the coding sequence GTGACCCATGTCTGGTTGGTACGGCACGGGCCGACACACGAAAAAGCCTTTACCGGCTGGCGCGATGTGCCGGCCGATCTTTCGGATGCGGCCCAGATCGAAAGGGTAAGTGCCTATCTGCCACGTGATGCACTGGTGATTTCATCCGATCTCAAACGCGCGCATGACACCGCAACTGCCATCGGCGGTGATCGCAAGCGATTGCCGTCATGTCCAGCGCTGCGCGAATTGAACTTCGGGCATTGGGACGGATTGACCTTCGATGCGGTTTCAGAACGCGACCCGATCCTCTCCCGTCAGTACTGGGAAGAACCCGGTGATCTGCGCGCGCCGGATGGTGAAAGCTGGAACGATGCGGCCGCCCGTTTCGGGACCCGCCTCGATACGCTGATCGCAGACCACCGCCCCGCCCATTTGGTGGTTGTGGCCCACATGGGTGTTATCATGACGCAGATCCAAAGGGCGGGGTCAATGTCAGCCTATGCAGCGATGGGCCACCAGATCGACAACTATTCAACGACGGACATGCGCCTTGTTGATGGGCATTGGACGCTGGGTGTAATCAATCACGTTCCGTGA
- a CDS encoding glutathione S-transferase: MTYDLYIGDRTFSSWSLRGWLMLEKFGLDYNTHFVGLYAKTLDRDLAHLAPARTVPVLVTPDGAILPDSMAMAETLVELHPDIAFYPRDPVARGLCRTMVAEMHSGFMTLRAECSNMISQVWEGFTPSQGVLSDLARIEELWALARSRHGAKGPWLFGEYTLADAFFAPVTHRMTTYELPRSALAQAYIDTQLADPAFLVWRADAMKETHEPFPYDLGLPRKPWPVNNS; the protein is encoded by the coding sequence ATGACATATGATCTCTACATCGGTGACCGGACATTCTCGAGCTGGTCTTTGCGGGGCTGGCTGATGCTCGAAAAGTTCGGGCTCGACTACAACACCCATTTTGTTGGACTCTACGCAAAGACGCTGGACCGCGATCTTGCGCATTTGGCACCGGCACGGACAGTGCCTGTTCTTGTGACGCCCGATGGCGCAATCCTGCCCGACAGCATGGCAATGGCCGAAACGTTGGTGGAACTCCATCCGGATATCGCTTTTTATCCGCGTGACCCGGTCGCACGGGGGCTGTGCAGAACGATGGTCGCTGAAATGCATAGCGGATTCATGACGCTGCGCGCAGAATGCAGCAACATGATCAGCCAAGTCTGGGAAGGTTTCACACCGTCACAAGGCGTCCTGTCCGATCTGGCGCGGATCGAGGAACTCTGGGCGCTCGCGCGATCCCGTCACGGGGCAAAGGGTCCGTGGCTTTTTGGTGAATACACGTTGGCGGACGCGTTTTTCGCACCTGTTACGCATCGCATGACGACATATGAACTGCCAAGATCTGCGCTGGCGCAGGCCTACATCGATACGCAACTTGCCGATCCTGCATTTCTGGTATGGCGGGCAGACGCAATGAAGGAAACGCACGAACCGTTCCCATATGATCTTGGTCTGCCACGCAAACCCTGGCCCGTTAACAATTCCTAA
- a CDS encoding YifB family Mg chelatase-like AAA ATPase has product MVAVAYTVAFDGIDARLVEVQCAVSPGLPAFSIVGLPDKAVSEARERVRAALTAMAIALPSKRITINMSPADLPKEGSHFDLPIALALLAALEIIPRDAVAQTVALGELSLDGGLVSVIGTLPAAMAAAEDDRTLICPAGCGAEAAWVNAVTVIAPASLAQTVQHFNGQAILEPAQPGEVQARDATRDLSEVKGQERAKRALEIAAAGRHHLFLVGSPGSGKSMLSARIPGILPDLTPAEALETSMIHSLSGLLDEGGINRQRPFREPHHTASMAAIVGGGRGAKPGEISLAHNGVLFMDEFPEFPRTVLETLRQPIETGEVVVARANAHVKYPCKFMLVAAANPCKCGYLADPARACARVPACGEDYLGRISGPLMDRFDLRVEVPPVAFTDLDLPADGEKSEQIAKRVAMARDIQTTRYAKRPGMTANADAQGAILEDVATPDTEGRALLTQVAERFGLSARGYHRVLRVARTIADLEGAPDVRKPHVAEAVSYRLTLTKEV; this is encoded by the coding sequence ATGGTGGCAGTCGCCTATACGGTGGCCTTTGACGGGATCGACGCACGCTTGGTCGAAGTGCAATGCGCTGTCTCTCCGGGCCTGCCAGCATTCAGTATCGTCGGGCTGCCTGACAAGGCGGTCAGCGAAGCCCGTGAACGGGTTCGTGCGGCCCTGACCGCCATGGCCATCGCGCTGCCTTCCAAACGCATTACGATTAACATGTCACCAGCGGACCTGCCGAAAGAAGGATCGCATTTCGACCTGCCGATCGCGCTGGCCCTGCTGGCTGCACTTGAAATCATTCCGCGCGACGCAGTGGCACAGACCGTCGCATTGGGGGAACTATCGCTCGATGGCGGATTGGTCTCTGTCATCGGTACCCTGCCCGCTGCAATGGCCGCAGCCGAAGACGACCGCACACTGATCTGTCCAGCGGGCTGTGGCGCTGAAGCGGCATGGGTGAATGCTGTCACCGTGATCGCCCCCGCATCGCTCGCGCAAACTGTACAACATTTCAACGGCCAAGCGATCCTTGAACCGGCACAGCCGGGTGAGGTGCAGGCACGCGACGCAACCCGTGATCTGTCAGAAGTGAAAGGACAGGAACGGGCTAAGCGCGCACTGGAAATCGCGGCGGCGGGGCGGCACCACCTTTTTCTTGTCGGATCACCCGGTTCAGGCAAATCCATGCTGTCGGCTCGGATACCGGGCATCCTGCCTGACCTGACCCCGGCAGAGGCGCTTGAAACGTCGATGATCCACTCCCTTTCGGGATTGCTCGACGAAGGTGGTATCAACCGACAGCGCCCGTTCCGTGAACCCCATCACACGGCATCTATGGCGGCAATCGTCGGCGGCGGGCGCGGAGCAAAGCCCGGTGAAATCTCACTGGCGCATAACGGCGTGCTTTTCATGGATGAATTCCCCGAATTTCCGCGGACGGTGCTGGAAACCTTGCGTCAGCCTATCGAAACCGGCGAAGTCGTCGTCGCCCGCGCGAATGCGCACGTAAAATATCCCTGCAAATTCATGCTGGTGGCAGCCGCAAACCCTTGCAAATGCGGCTATCTTGCCGATCCGGCGCGGGCGTGCGCCCGGGTGCCAGCCTGCGGAGAGGATTACCTCGGACGCATTTCCGGGCCACTAATGGACCGGTTCGACCTGCGGGTCGAGGTGCCGCCGGTCGCGTTCACAGACCTTGATCTGCCAGCTGACGGTGAAAAATCGGAACAGATTGCGAAACGGGTTGCGATGGCCCGTGACATTCAGACGACGCGCTATGCCAAACGGCCGGGCATGACGGCAAATGCGGACGCGCAAGGGGCCATTCTGGAAGACGTCGCCACACCAGATACAGAAGGACGTGCTCTCCTGACGCAGGTGGCCGAACGCTTCGGTTTGTCTGCGCGCGGATATCACCGGGTATTGCGTGTGGCGCGCACGATTGCGGATCTTGAAGGTGCCCCGGACGTGCGCAAGCCACATGTTGCCGAAGCCGTCAGCTACAGGCTGACGCTCACGAAAGAGGTTTAG
- the gshB gene encoding glutathione synthase — protein MSLHVAFQMDPIGPINIDADSTFRIAEEAQARGHRLFYYTPDKIAYREGRVTARGWPLEVRREKGNHFTLGDETEMDLADLDVIWLRQDPPFDMGYITTTHLLDMVHPQTLVVNDPFWVRNYPEKLLVLAFSDLTPPTMIARDLETLKVFRKDHGDVILKPLYGNGGAGVFKLQSDDSNLASLHEVFTGINREPLIMQKFLPDVSKGDKRIILVDGEPVGAINRVPAAGETRSNMHVGGRPEKVSLTDRDREICAAIGPLLKEKGQVFVGIDVIGDWLTEINVTSPTGIQELERFDGTNIAAKIWEAIEAKRA, from the coding sequence ATGTCGCTTCACGTTGCTTTCCAGATGGATCCTATCGGTCCGATCAATATCGACGCAGACAGCACGTTCCGCATTGCCGAAGAGGCACAGGCACGCGGCCATCGCCTGTTTTATTACACGCCGGACAAGATTGCCTATCGTGAGGGTCGCGTCACGGCGCGGGGGTGGCCGCTGGAAGTGCGCCGCGAAAAGGGCAACCATTTCACCCTTGGCGACGAGACGGAAATGGACCTTGCCGATCTGGACGTCATATGGTTGCGGCAAGACCCGCCGTTTGACATGGGTTATATCACTACGACGCACCTTCTGGATATGGTGCACCCGCAAACGCTTGTCGTGAATGACCCGTTTTGGGTCCGCAACTATCCTGAAAAACTGTTGGTTCTCGCATTTTCTGACCTGACCCCGCCGACGATGATCGCGCGTGATCTCGAAACCCTCAAGGTGTTCCGCAAGGACCATGGAGATGTCATTCTCAAGCCGCTTTATGGCAACGGCGGGGCCGGCGTTTTCAAACTGCAATCAGATGACAGTAACCTTGCTTCGCTGCACGAGGTATTTACCGGCATCAACCGTGAACCGCTGATCATGCAGAAGTTTCTGCCGGATGTAAGCAAGGGCGATAAGCGCATCATCCTTGTCGATGGCGAACCCGTCGGTGCGATCAATCGGGTGCCCGCGGCTGGTGAAACCCGTTCGAACATGCACGTCGGTGGCCGCCCCGAGAAAGTGTCGCTGACTGATCGCGATCGTGAAATCTGTGCCGCGATTGGCCCGCTGCTGAAAGAGAAGGGTCAGGTCTTTGTCGGGATTGACGTGATAGGGGACTGGTTGACCGAGATAAACGTCACATCACCCACCGGCATTCAGGAACTTGAGCGGTTCGACGGCACGAATATCGCGGCCAAGATCTGGGAAGCGATCGAGGCAAAGCGGGCCTAA
- a CDS encoding YraN family protein: protein MSGKTSYHAGVAAEDIVAKDYLRRGRIIAERRWRGKGGEVDLIVREGARVVFVEVKKSSSFTRAATRLSRKQMDRLCAAATEFVSNEPDGQLTDMRFDLAMVDSSGAVRIIENAFMEA, encoded by the coding sequence GTGAGCGGTAAAACCAGCTATCACGCAGGCGTAGCCGCCGAAGATATCGTAGCGAAGGATTATCTGCGCCGCGGTCGCATTATCGCCGAAAGGCGGTGGCGCGGCAAAGGTGGCGAGGTTGACCTGATTGTCCGGGAAGGCGCACGTGTCGTCTTTGTTGAGGTGAAGAAAAGCAGTAGTTTCACGCGGGCCGCGACGCGGCTGTCGCGCAAGCAGATGGATCGGCTTTGTGCGGCTGCAACCGAATTCGTTTCCAACGAGCCCGACGGCCAATTGACGGACATGCGTTTTGATCTGGCAATGGTCGACAGTAGTGGTGCCGTTCGGATCATCGAGAACGCATTCATGGAAGCCTAG
- the rsmI gene encoding 16S rRNA (cytidine(1402)-2'-O)-methyltransferase, which translates to MNFEIKPLSAGLYFVATPIGAARDITLRGLDILASADVLAAEDTRTARKLMEIHGVPLGERRIVAFHDHSGKAVIQKLLEHMKAGRSVAYVSEAGTPLVADPGYELGVAAAGAGFAVIAAPGASAVLAALTVSGLATDRFAFVGFLPASKAARQTEIAQLRDTPFTLVFFESPKRVHELLADLCEILGGTREAAVCRELTKKFEETQRGSLAELVAAFDGRSVKGEIVVLVGRAGATVISDADVDTALRTALETMRVKDAATTVAGAFGMPRKDVYQRALGLKDET; encoded by the coding sequence ATGAATTTTGAGATCAAGCCACTCTCTGCCGGTTTGTATTTTGTGGCGACACCCATCGGTGCCGCCCGCGATATCACATTGCGCGGTCTGGATATTCTGGCAAGTGCGGACGTGCTTGCAGCGGAAGACACGCGAACAGCGCGCAAACTAATGGAAATCCATGGCGTTCCACTGGGGGAGCGCCGGATCGTCGCGTTTCATGATCACAGCGGCAAAGCCGTTATCCAGAAGTTACTGGAGCACATGAAAGCAGGGCGTTCCGTCGCCTATGTGTCAGAGGCAGGCACCCCTTTGGTCGCTGATCCGGGGTATGAATTGGGCGTTGCTGCTGCGGGCGCTGGGTTCGCGGTGATTGCCGCACCGGGCGCGTCGGCCGTGCTAGCGGCCTTGACCGTTTCGGGGCTTGCCACCGATCGCTTTGCCTTTGTCGGCTTTCTGCCCGCCAGCAAGGCCGCCAGGCAGACGGAAATTGCGCAACTGCGGGATACGCCGTTTACGCTAGTGTTCTTCGAGTCGCCAAAACGCGTTCATGAATTGTTAGCCGATCTCTGCGAAATTCTGGGCGGTACGCGCGAAGCGGCTGTCTGCCGCGAACTGACGAAGAAATTTGAAGAAACGCAGCGTGGATCGCTGGCAGAACTGGTTGCGGCATTTGACGGGCGCAGCGTCAAGGGTGAGATCGTGGTGCTTGTCGGTCGCGCAGGGGCCACGGTGATATCCGATGCAGATGTGGATACGGCCCTTCGAACGGCGCTGGAGACGATGCGGGTGAAAGATGCAGCAACGACAGTGGCCGGTGCCTTTGGCATGCCACGCAAGGATGTGTATCAGCGGGCATTGGGCCTGAAGGATGAAACGTGA
- a CDS encoding penicillin-binding protein activator, translated as MFANLLRARKAAARLFTLLTIVFVAACAAPGAVGINQNTGQRIDPNAPVQVALLVPGGSTAGSDRFLAANLENAARMAIADLNGVDIDLRVYNTGSDPAQASVITAQALEEGAKIILGPLYADAANAAGLAAASRNVNVLTFSNNPKIAGGNVFLLGATFDNTARRLVNHAARNGTTRFAIVHGNDEGGQVGRDAIATAVRSSGAQLAGVESYALSQQGILEATPRIASTINATGADAVFLTAGVNADLPIIATSLPEAGINPADTRYIGLTRWNALPQALSLPGVQGGLFALPDQSMVANFESRYQGVYGDAPHPLAGLAYDGIAAIGALVAAGDSNALTKQALTTRQGFQGTSGIFRLLPNGLNERGLAVAEVRNNRVVIVEPAPRSFGGSGL; from the coding sequence ATGTTTGCCAATTTGTTGCGCGCCCGCAAGGCTGCCGCCCGCCTTTTCACTCTTTTGACGATTGTATTCGTCGCTGCATGTGCCGCGCCGGGTGCGGTCGGGATCAACCAGAATACAGGTCAGCGGATTGATCCGAATGCACCCGTCCAAGTGGCGCTGCTGGTGCCAGGCGGATCCACGGCAGGGTCCGACCGCTTTCTGGCGGCAAATCTTGAAAACGCCGCGCGCATGGCAATTGCAGACCTGAACGGTGTCGACATCGACCTGCGGGTTTACAACACGGGGTCTGATCCGGCGCAAGCATCAGTCATCACAGCGCAAGCCCTTGAAGAAGGTGCGAAAATCATTCTAGGCCCGCTGTATGCGGATGCTGCGAACGCTGCCGGTCTTGCGGCCGCAAGCCGCAACGTCAACGTGTTGACCTTCTCGAACAACCCAAAGATTGCGGGTGGTAATGTGTTTTTGCTGGGTGCGACGTTCGACAATACCGCGCGCAGACTGGTCAACCACGCCGCCCGGAACGGGACAACCCGGTTTGCCATCGTTCACGGCAACGATGAAGGTGGGCAGGTTGGCCGTGATGCGATTGCAACCGCCGTGCGCAGCAGCGGTGCCCAACTTGCCGGTGTGGAAAGCTATGCGCTCTCCCAGCAAGGCATCCTCGAAGCGACGCCACGGATTGCATCAACCATCAATGCGACCGGTGCCGATGCGGTCTTTCTGACCGCCGGTGTCAACGCAGACCTGCCGATCATCGCAACGTCCTTGCCAGAAGCGGGCATCAACCCGGCTGACACACGCTATATCGGACTGACGCGCTGGAACGCGTTGCCGCAGGCGCTGTCCCTTCCAGGTGTTCAGGGCGGCTTGTTTGCACTGCCCGACCAGTCGATGGTGGCAAATTTCGAAAGCCGCTATCAGGGTGTCTATGGCGACGCGCCACATCCGCTGGCCGGCCTTGCCTATGACGGAATCGCGGCAATCGGCGCCCTCGTCGCCGCCGGTGATTCCAATGCTTTGACCAAGCAGGCACTGACCACCCGCCAGGGTTTTCAGGGAACCAGCGGCATCTTCCGCCTGCTGCCGAACGGTCTGAACGAACGCGGTCTTGCGGTCGCCGAAGTGCGCAACAACCGCGTCGTCATAGTTGAACCGGCACCTCGCTCTTTCGGGGGGTCCGGTCTCTGA